In Flavobacterium gelatinilyticum, a genomic segment contains:
- a CDS encoding glucoamylase family protein, translating to MKISIYIVVFLSFFNSCSSSSPEGTGGGGTPLPTNPVTPTKPLTDTEAMDQVQKDAIKYFWDYADSNSKLARERYLTEDPNFEANIITTGGSAFGLMSIIVGVERGFLPRAEAVSRLATALNFLEKADRFHGAWSHWMDNKTGKVIPFGTKDNGGDLVETSFVCQALITVREYFKNGSAAEKELALKADELWKGVEWDWYTKGENALYWHWSPNYGWEMNFKLEGYNECLITYVMAASSPTHPISAEAYHQAWARNGAIVHSGSQYGIPVVLSYNGAVGSVGPMFWSQYSYLGLDPNTLKDKYADYWQLTQNHAKIMVQYSIANPGKWKDYSDKCWGLTASYTRNTDGTTGYTAHQPNNDVGVITPTAALSSFPYTPVESMKFLHYLYDENRSKYVGIAGPYDAFSPQYDWVTPRYLAIDQGTIAPMIENYRSGLLWKLFMNASDTKQGLKKLGFTSGKYGIQ from the coding sequence ATGAAAATTTCAATATACATAGTTGTTTTTTTAAGCTTCTTTAATTCATGTTCATCATCTTCACCAGAGGGAACAGGTGGAGGCGGAACCCCATTACCAACAAATCCGGTAACACCAACCAAACCTTTGACAGATACAGAAGCAATGGATCAGGTTCAAAAAGATGCAATTAAATATTTTTGGGATTACGCTGATTCTAATTCGAAATTAGCCAGAGAAAGATATCTTACGGAAGATCCTAACTTTGAAGCAAATATTATAACTACAGGTGGTTCTGCATTTGGATTAATGTCAATAATTGTAGGAGTAGAAAGAGGTTTTTTGCCAAGAGCTGAAGCTGTTTCTAGGCTTGCAACAGCATTAAATTTCCTTGAAAAAGCAGATAGATTTCATGGAGCATGGTCTCACTGGATGGACAACAAAACAGGTAAAGTTATTCCTTTTGGAACAAAAGATAATGGAGGAGATTTAGTAGAAACTTCTTTTGTATGTCAGGCTTTAATTACTGTTAGAGAATATTTTAAAAATGGAAGTGCTGCTGAAAAAGAATTAGCTTTAAAAGCTGATGAACTTTGGAAAGGAGTTGAATGGGACTGGTATACAAAAGGTGAAAATGCTTTATACTGGCACTGGTCACCTAATTATGGCTGGGAAATGAATTTTAAGCTTGAAGGATATAATGAATGTCTGATTACGTATGTAATGGCAGCTTCATCTCCAACGCATCCAATTTCTGCAGAAGCTTATCATCAGGCATGGGCTAGAAATGGAGCTATTGTACATTCTGGTTCTCAATATGGTATTCCTGTTGTTTTAAGTTACAATGGTGCAGTAGGAAGTGTTGGACCAATGTTTTGGTCGCAGTATTCTTATTTAGGTCTGGATCCAAATACTTTAAAAGATAAATATGCTGATTATTGGCAGTTAACACAGAATCATGCCAAAATTATGGTTCAATATAGTATAGCAAATCCAGGGAAATGGAAAGACTATTCAGATAAATGCTGGGGACTTACGGCAAGTTATACTCGTAATACAGATGGGACAACAGGGTATACAGCACATCAGCCAAATAACGATGTAGGTGTAATTACGCCAACTGCTGCATTGTCTTCATTTCCATATACACCAGTAGAATCGATGAAGTTTTTACATTATTTATATGATGAAAATAGATCGAAATATGTTGGAATTGCTGGGCCATATGATGCATTTTCTCCTCAATACGATTGGGTAACACCTCGTTATCTGGCTATTGACCAGGGAACTATTGCACCAATGATAGAAAATTATCGCAGCGGTCTGTTATGGAAACTGTTTATGAATGCCTCAGATACAAAACAAGGATTAAAAAAACTTGGATTTACATCAGGTAAATACGGAATTCAATAA
- a CDS encoding LamG domain-containing protein produces MKKNKSILLLSFALASQIFVSCEDSIDKVNSPIPYESIGGYDNSDEIASNHLVSKFSFDGNIEDSKGGITGGTGTNVSYETGVKGNAYRGSASSFISYENVAGSVVNLKSITISMWIKTDPHTGGAQSLFMLPKKTDFWGNIFTLIEGTGPATTMLMKNHIQRDVTPSIPWAGQFIEHGGTNVLPNMFGAWKHLVWTYNGVSSTYSLYIDGQKAAIPASIAKRYASDPLTGGNPFGELASSEVSKFIIGGYQQHLGAPWSNPDGWMLHYTGLMDEFRIYDAALTDNEVTALYKLEKDKR; encoded by the coding sequence TGCTTTGGCTTCACAAATTTTTGTAAGCTGTGAGGATAGTATAGATAAAGTAAACAGTCCAATTCCATACGAGTCAATTGGCGGCTATGATAATTCAGATGAGATTGCTTCAAACCATCTTGTATCAAAATTTAGTTTTGATGGCAATATTGAAGATTCAAAAGGTGGAATTACTGGAGGAACAGGTACAAATGTTTCATATGAAACTGGTGTAAAAGGCAATGCCTACAGAGGTTCTGCAAGTTCTTTCATTTCCTATGAGAATGTTGCAGGTTCTGTTGTAAACTTAAAAAGTATTACAATTTCTATGTGGATAAAGACAGACCCGCACACAGGTGGAGCTCAGTCATTGTTTATGCTTCCTAAGAAAACTGATTTTTGGGGAAATATCTTCACCCTTATTGAAGGAACGGGACCAGCTACCACAATGCTTATGAAAAATCATATTCAAAGAGATGTTACACCAAGTATTCCATGGGCAGGACAATTTATAGAACATGGAGGGACAAATGTTCTACCTAATATGTTTGGAGCATGGAAACATTTAGTTTGGACATACAATGGGGTAAGTTCTACTTATAGTCTTTACATTGACGGACAGAAAGCTGCGATACCAGCTTCAATAGCAAAAAGATATGCAAGTGATCCATTAACAGGAGGTAATCCTTTTGGAGAATTAGCTAGTTCTGAAGTATCAAAATTTATTATTGGCGGTTATCAGCAGCATTTAGGTGCTCCTTGGAGTAATCCTGACGGATGGATGCTTCATTACACAGGTTTAATGGATGAATTCAGAATTTATGATGCTGCACTAACTGATAATGAAGTTACTGCATTATACAAACTAGAAAAAGATAAGAGATAA